AGATCTCGATGGGGTCGCGCACCTCGCCCAGCGGCGAGGAACTCGAACCCGCGTTCATCGTCGCCGACGAGGCGCTCGTGGCCCTCGAACTCGAGATGACGGTGTTCAACGTCGAACGCGAGGAACACGCCTCGCGGATCGCCCGCAAGGAGATCGGCCAGCGCCTGCGGAACATCCCGCTCGACGTCCTCGAAGTCGAGGTCATCAAGTCCGACGATGACGAGGAAATCGGTGACGAGAACGACGGAACCGACTCGAAACGGGAGGACGGGGGCAACGACGTGCTGCCGGAGTTCGACGACCTCCTAGAATAGTAAGCCGACCCGACGACGACTTGACGAGCATCGTCCTCATTTTCGCGGATCAGGCGGGTGCCGACCTCGCGAACAGGGAGTTCCGAACGATAGCCGCGTGGCTCTCCGGTCGGCGGTGGTCGGGGAGAATTCGGGCGTTCAGTCGGCCTGAGCGGCGACTGTTTCCTGCGACTCTGCGCTGATGTCGCCCGTGATACCGGTCGCGAGGGCGAACACGGCGGCCTTGTGGTCGGTTTTCGACTTGTGGATCGAGGTGGGTCGTACGCCGAGCGACTCGTACTCCTCGAAATCGGGCGTGCCCGCGTTTTGCTCGTAGTGGTTCGAGACCTCTGCCAGCAGGCCGTGAAGGTGGATGAGCTCCTGCTTTTTCATGAGCACTCAGGGGTTACAGTTGCAGGGTTATATTAGTATCCTGAGTTCCATTGACACACGTAGAGGAAATGACAGTACGGTGAAGTAGGTACAGCGTACGGTACTTATCTATCGCCTAACAGCTCCCGAGGAGGGTTAATCGGCGACTTCCGCGCTCGCCGCACCCGCCGCCGGGTTCGTGTCATCCGCCTGAAGTAGTTCCTTGTAACGGTTGCGAATCGTGACCTCGCTGATGTTCGCGACCTCGCTTACTTCGGCCTGCGTGACCTTCTCGTTGGTGAGCAACGCGGCGGCGTACACCGCCGCGGCGGCCAGCCCGACGGGCGACTTCCCGCTGTGGATGCCCGACTGCTTCGCGTTCGAGAGCAGTTCGCGAGCGCGGTGTTCGGCCTCGTCCGAGAGTTCGAGGTCCGAGGCGAACCGCGGGACGTAGCTCTCGGGGTCCGCGGGCTGGACCTCCAGATCGAGTTCGCGGACCACGTAGCGATACGTGCGGGTGAGCTCCATCCGGTCAATCCGCGAGACCTGTACGATCTCGTCGAGGCTGCGGGGCGTGCCCGCCTGGCGAGCGGCGGCGTAGAGGCTCGCGGTGGCGACGCCCTCGATCGAACGCCCCGGCAGGAGGTCCTCTTCGAGCGCCCGGCGGTAGATCACGCTCGCGGTCTCCCGGACGTTCTTCGGGAGGCCGAGCGCGCTGGCCATGCGGTCGATCTCGCCGAGCGCCTGCTTGAGGTTTCGCTCCTTGGAGTTACGGGTGCGGAATCGCTCGTTCCAGGTGCGCAGGCGCTGCATCTTCTGGCGCTGACGGTTGCTGAGCGTGTTGCCGTAGGCGTCCTTGTTCTGCCAGCCGATGTTGGTCGAAAGGCCCTTGTCGTGCATCATCGTCGTCGTGGGCGCACCGACCCGGCTCTTCTCGTCGCGCTCCGAGGAGTCGAACGCGCGCCACTCCGGCCCGCGATCGATCTCGTTCTCCTCGACGACGAGCCCGCAGTCCGCACAGACCGTCTCGCCGTGTTCGGTGTCCGTCTCGAGGCGACCGCCACACTCGGGGCAGGTGAGCGTCGACTCGCTCTCGGTCGTCTCTTCGGTCCCTTCTCGTTCGGTTTCCGTGACCGACTCGTCAGTGAATGTTCGTTCTTTCATGGATATGATCGTATGACCGCGAGAGTGCGCTCCGGCGGGAGTATCCCTCGAAGAAATCCCGGAGGACTCGTTGCTTCCTAACACTACGTAACACCGAAAGCTACTTAAATGTTTCGCATGCACTTCGGGTGATCGTTCGTGAAGAACGGGAGAGATCGTA
The DNA window shown above is from Halalkalicoccus sp. NIPERK01 and carries:
- a CDS encoding DUF555 domain-containing protein, whose protein sequence is MDCRVVVEAAVPVYDVSTADEAVRIAISKTGEMLNPDLNYVEISMGSRTSPSGEELEPAFIVADEALVALELEMTVFNVEREEHASRIARKEIGQRLRNIPLDVLEVEVIKSDDDEEIGDENDGTDSKREDGGNDVLPEFDDLLE
- a CDS encoding UPF0058 family protein, which translates into the protein MKKQELIHLHGLLAEVSNHYEQNAGTPDFEEYESLGVRPTSIHKSKTDHKAAVFALATGITGDISAESQETVAAQAD
- a CDS encoding transcription initiation factor IIB family protein; the protein is MKERTFTDESVTETEREGTEETTESESTLTCPECGGRLETDTEHGETVCADCGLVVEENEIDRGPEWRAFDSSERDEKSRVGAPTTTMMHDKGLSTNIGWQNKDAYGNTLSNRQRQKMQRLRTWNERFRTRNSKERNLKQALGEIDRMASALGLPKNVRETASVIYRRALEEDLLPGRSIEGVATASLYAAARQAGTPRSLDEIVQVSRIDRMELTRTYRYVVRELDLEVQPADPESYVPRFASDLELSDEAEHRARELLSNAKQSGIHSGKSPVGLAAAAVYAAALLTNEKVTQAEVSEVANISEVTIRNRYKELLQADDTNPAAGAASAEVAD